In one Oryza glaberrima chromosome 2, OglaRS2, whole genome shotgun sequence genomic region, the following are encoded:
- the LOC127762431 gene encoding uncharacterized protein LOC127762431 isoform X1: MDGFASLIISSPSRLPPAADPALVASAAAAAGGSSDGGGGRGWIRRWRLLPPPLASFPRQIQRRWRRPRVDPAAVAAAGGGSDGSGSSRGGSGDCCSSLAWRPADASLPGVLAAPARSGDLFSSRTDPMVFPFPLARIRRSLRRDGWIRRPPPLPLGSCRLSAPCSRGSPPATTGVSRSGGVDPPCRRRFCTRGPYTAPCRLLLPQIREDVRTACVYVESLTKELVFTTKDVTQLLVKGLSNRRTGVTSANADSSRSHCVFTCVIKSESKVVLLIILSCTFNFYLVMSFFLRS; encoded by the exons ATGGATGGATTCGCCTCGCTCATCATCTCCTCTCcatctcgcctccctcccgcggcagatccggcgttggtggcgtcggcggcagcggccgcgggTGGATCcagtgacggtggcggcggcagaggatggatccggcggtggcggctccttCCGCCCCCTCTCGCCTCCTTCCCACGGCAGATccaacggcggtggcggcgaccgcgtgtggatccggcggcggtggcggcggccgggggtgGATCCGACGGTAGTGGCTCCTCacgcggcggatccggcgactGCTGCTCCTCCCTGGCATGGCGGCCGGCGGATGCTTCCCTCCCCGGTGTGTTGGCAGCACCTGCCCGATCTGGCGATCTCTTCTCCTCTCGCACGGATCCCATGGTTTTTCCGTTCCCTCTTGCGCGGATCCGCCGTTCGCTGCGACGGGATGGTTGGAttcggcgacctcctcctctcccgctcgGATCCTGTCGTCTCTCTGCGCCCTGCTCTCGcggatcgccgccggcgacgacgggagTGTCCAGATCCGGCGGTGTCGAtcctccctgccgccgccgtttcTGCACGCGCGGCCCGTACACCGCACCCTGTCGTCTCCTTCTTCCCCAG ATTAGAGAGGATGTTAGAACTGCTTGTGTCTATGTTGAATCATTGACAAAGGAGTTAGTTTTCACTACAAAGGATGTAACGCAACTGTTGGTGAAG GGCCTCTCAAATCGGAGGACCGGGGTAACAAGCGCAAATGCAGACAGCTCACGCTCACATTGCGTTTTTACATGTGTCATCAAGTCTGAATCAAAGGTAGTTCTATTAATCATACTATCATGTACTTTCAACTTTTATTTGGTCATGTCCTTTTTCTTGCGATCATGA
- the LOC127762431 gene encoding uncharacterized protein LOC127762431 isoform X2: MPSPRRSSSRAKTWSWRMRRRYSEASSLRRREWSETGRPSKSWMDSPRSSSPLHLASLPRQIRRWWRRRQRPRVDPVTVAAAEDGSGGGGSFRPLSPPSHGRSNGGGGDRVWIRRRWRRPGVDPTVVAPHAADPATAAPPWHGGRRMLPSPVCWQHLPDLAISSPLARIPWFFRSLLRGSAVRCDGMVGFGDLLLSRSDPVVSLRPALADRRRRRRECPDPAVSILPAAAVSARAARTPHPVVSFFPRLERMLELLVSMLNH, from the exons ATGCCATCACCGCGGAGGTCCTCATCGAGGGCGAAGACGTGGTCctggaggatgcggcggcggtacTCGGAGGCGAGCAGCTTGAGGCGGAGGGAGTGGTCGGAGACGGGGAGGCCGAGCAAGTCATGGATGGATTCGCCTCGCTCATCATCTCCTCTCcatctcgcctccctcccgcggcagatccggcgttggtggcgtcggcggcagcggccgcgggTGGATCcagtgacggtggcggcggcagaggatggatccggcggtggcggctccttCCGCCCCCTCTCGCCTCCTTCCCACGGCAGATccaacggcggtggcggcgaccgcgtgtggatccggcggcggtggcggcggccgggggtgGATCCGACGGTAGTGGCTCCTCacgcggcggatccggcgactGCTGCTCCTCCCTGGCATGGCGGCCGGCGGATGCTTCCCTCCCCGGTGTGTTGGCAGCACCTGCCCGATCTGGCGATCTCTTCTCCTCTCGCACGGATCCCATGGTTTTTCCGTTCCCTCTTGCGCGGATCCGCCGTTCGCTGCGACGGGATGGTTGGAttcggcgacctcctcctctcccgctcgGATCCTGTCGTCTCTCTGCGCCCTGCTCTCGcggatcgccgccggcgacgacgggagTGTCCAGATCCGGCGGTGTCGAtcctccctgccgccgccgtttcTGCACGCGCGGCCCGTACACCGCACCCTGTCGTCTCCTTCTTCCCCAG ATTAGAGAGGATGTTAGAACTGCTTGTGTCTATGTTGAATCATTGA